A genomic segment from Luteolibacter ambystomatis encodes:
- a CDS encoding hemolysin family protein — translation MSPWLPALAILFLIALNAFLSLVEIALVLCRESKLKADEEGAEDALLLLRAPENTLSSAQAVITLAIVLTGAFASEGLAAPLATAASGWFHGAAWVGPVARLLVVPAVAGSVLLFGALVPKRIGLAHPEAVLRFTAGTVRKWTALIAPLARLFGQTADGIVAVLQIQPAAADTVSEEDVKQIVREGGKSGALLPEESEMVEAVLGLDSLRVRELMTPRGDIVWLDVAAPVNHSFDLMLASGHTRFPLHEGRRDNVLGVVFIQDVFIAQRTGGTVDLKALARPALMVPPTQPVIRLLETFRTSGSTFALVSDEFGGICGIITMQDAVEAIIGDFQDSPDTEPAIVERKDGSWLVDASIYFDDFIERFPDFPGQGANERHYVTLNGFILQKLDHMPTTGETLEAGPFRIEVLDLDRNRVDKVLVTRVA, via the coding sequence ATGTCACCCTGGCTGCCCGCACTCGCCATCCTGTTCCTGATCGCTCTCAACGCCTTCCTCTCGTTGGTCGAGATCGCGCTGGTGCTGTGCCGTGAATCAAAATTGAAAGCGGACGAGGAGGGTGCGGAGGACGCGTTGCTCCTGTTGCGGGCTCCGGAGAACACCCTTTCCTCAGCCCAGGCGGTGATCACGCTGGCCATCGTTCTAACAGGCGCGTTCGCCTCCGAGGGGCTCGCCGCGCCGCTCGCCACGGCGGCCTCGGGCTGGTTCCATGGCGCCGCCTGGGTCGGCCCGGTGGCACGCCTCCTGGTGGTGCCCGCCGTCGCGGGCTCCGTACTGCTGTTCGGCGCGCTGGTGCCGAAGCGGATCGGCCTTGCACACCCGGAAGCCGTGCTGCGCTTCACCGCCGGCACGGTCCGGAAATGGACCGCGCTGATCGCCCCGCTCGCCCGGTTGTTCGGACAAACCGCGGACGGCATCGTGGCAGTCCTGCAGATCCAGCCCGCCGCGGCCGATACGGTCAGCGAGGAGGACGTGAAGCAGATCGTCCGCGAGGGCGGCAAGAGCGGCGCGCTGCTGCCCGAGGAATCCGAAATGGTGGAAGCCGTACTGGGCCTCGACAGCCTGCGTGTGCGCGAGCTGATGACCCCCCGCGGCGACATCGTGTGGCTGGATGTGGCCGCACCGGTGAATCATTCCTTCGATCTGATGCTCGCCAGCGGCCACACCCGCTTCCCGCTGCATGAAGGCCGCCGCGACAACGTGCTCGGCGTCGTCTTCATCCAGGACGTCTTCATCGCCCAGCGCACGGGAGGCACGGTGGACCTGAAAGCCCTTGCCCGGCCCGCGCTGATGGTGCCGCCCACCCAACCGGTGATCCGGCTGTTGGAAACCTTCCGCACCTCCGGTTCCACCTTCGCGCTGGTGTCGGACGAGTTCGGCGGCATCTGCGGCATCATCACGATGCAGGATGCCGTGGAGGCCATCATCGGGGACTTCCAGGATTCGCCCGATACCGAGCCCGCCATCGTCGAACGCAAGGACGGCTCATGGCTGGTGGATGCTTCGATCTACTTCGATGACTTCATCGAACGCTTCCCCGATTTCCCCGGCCAAGGCGCGAATGAACGCCACTACGTCACCCTCAATGGCTTCATCCTCCAGAAGCTCGATCACATGCCGACCACCGGCGAAACCCTTGAAGCCGGGCCGTTCCGGATCGAGGTGCTCGACCTCGACCGCAACCGCGTGGACAAGGTGCTGGTGACGAGGGTGGCGTAA